CGGCGTCATCCCCGCCACGGAGAAGCTCCTCGCCCGAGCCGGTCTGTCTATTCAGGACATTGATGCCTACGAGGTCAACGAGGCGTTCGCTCCCGTCCCGCTCGTGTGGCAGCGGGAGCTGGGCGCCGACCCCGACCGGCTCAACCCGCGCGGCGGCGCGATCGCACTGGGCCATCCGCTCGGCGCCTCCGGCACCCGACTGCTCACCACGCTGGTCCACCACCTCGAAGCGACCGGCGGCCGCTACGGGCTGCAGACCATGTGCGAAGGCGGCGGCATGGCCAACGCCACCCTGATCGAACTTCTCTAGGAGCCCTCCATGGACCGAAACCTGTTCACCGCCGACCATGACCGGTACCGGGAAGTCGTACGCGAGTTCGTGATCCGCGAGGTGGCGCCCAACCTCGAGCGCTGGGACCGCGACCGGCTCATCGACCGGCCAGTCTGGCTGGCGGCCGGCAAGCAAGGCCTGATCGGACTGAGCATTCCCGAGGCCGACGGCGGCGGCGGGCAGCCGGACTACCGGTACCAGGTCGTGCTGATCGAGGAGCTCGCCCGCGCCGGCGCGGCGTCACTGATATCCAGCTTTTCCCTGCAGGACAACATTGTCGCGCCGTACGTCCAAGAGCTGGGCACCGCGGAGCAGAAACGGCGCTGGCTGCCGGGCATGGCAGCGGGCGAACTCATCGGCGCGATCGCGATGTCCGAGCCCGGCGCGGGCAGCGACCTGCAGGGAGTCCGCACCACTGCCCGGCGCGACGGCGAACATTGGGTCGTCAACGGGCAGAAGACGTTCATCACCAGCGGCGTGAACGCCGACTTCGTCATCGTCGTCGCCCGCACCGACCCCGACGCGGGCTCGCGAGGATTCAGCCTGATCGTGGTCGAGACCGGGACACCCGGGTTCACCCGCGGGCGCAAGCTCGACAAGATCGGACTGCACGCTCAAGACACCGCCGAGCTGTTCTTCGACAACGTGCGCGTCCCGGCGGCGAACCTGCTCGGCGAGGAGGGCCGCGGATTCGTGCAGCTGATGGAGCGGCTCCCGCTCGAACGGCTTTCCATCGCCACCGCGGCGCTCGCCGGCGCGGAGGCCGTGTTCGCCGAGACCCGCCGCTACTGCTTCGAGCGCACTGCCTTCGGCAAGCCGATCGGCGACTTCCAGAACACCCGGTTCCAGCTCGCCGAGATGTCGACCGAACTGGACGTCACCCGCGCTTACCACGATCAGGCGGTCCGAGCGCTGAACGACGGCACGCTGAGCGCCGTCGACGCCGCGAAGGCCAAGTGGTGGGCCACCGAACTGCAGAAACGCGTGATCGACCGGTGCCTGCAGCTGCACGGCGGCTACGGCTACATGCTCGAGTACCCCGTCGCCAAGGCTTTCCTCGACTCGCGCATCCAGACCATCTACGGCGGTACGACGGAGATCATGAAAGAGATCATCGGCCGCGACCTCGCCCGGACGGCGGGCTGACGTGGGCGGCCCGCTCACTGGCCTGCGGGTCGTCGAGCTGGCCGGCATCGGCCCCGGCCCGCATGCCGCGATGATCCTCGCCGACCTCGGCGCGGACGTGGTGCGGGTGGACCGCCCGGGCACCAGGGAACGCAACGCGCTGCTGCGCGGGCGCCGCTCGGTCTTCGCCGACCTCAAGACGCCCGCGGGCCGCGACCTGGTGCGGCGTCTCGCCGCGGTCGCGGACGTGCTCGTCGAGGGATTCCGGCCGGGCGTCGCGGAACGGCTCGGCGTCGGGCCGGCCGACTGCCTGGCCGTCAATCCCCGTCTGGTCTACGGGCGAATGACCGGCTGGGGGCAGGACGGCCCCCTGGCGTCGCGCGCGGGCCACGACATCAACTACCTCAGCCTCACCGGCGCCCTGCACGCCATCGGCCGCGCGGGGCAGCCTCCGGTGCCGCCGCTGAACCTCGTCGGCGACTTCGGCGGAGGATCGATGTTCCTGCTCACCGGTGTGCTCGCCGCGCTGTGGGAACGGGAGCGCTCGGGCCGCGGGCAGGTCGTGGACGCCGCGATGGTCGACGGCGCCAGCGTGCTGTCGCAGATGATCTGGGCGTTCCGCGGCGAAGGTGCCTGGACCGACGAGCGCGGAACCAACCTCCTCGACGGCGGCGCCCCGTTCTATGACACCTACGAATGCGCCGACGGCCGGCACGTCGCGGTCGGAGCGATCGAACCGCAGTTCTACGCCAAACTGCTGGACGGACTCGGCCTGGACGCCGCCGGCCCTCCCGACCAGCTTGACCGCGAGGGCTGGCCCGCCTTGCGCGCCCGGTTCTCCGAGATCTTCCGCGCACATCCGCGACAGCACTGGGAGAAGGTGTTCGCGGACACCGACGCCTGCGTGACCCCGGTACTGACCTTCGCCGAGGCAGAACACCATCCTCACCTCGCGGCGCGCGGCACGATCACCGAACTGGACGGCGTGGTCCAGCCCGCGCCCGCACCCCGTTTCTCCCGGACCACGACCGATGTTCCCAGCGCTGCGCCCGAGCCCGGCACGGACACCGCCGCCGTGCTGTCGGACTGGAAAGCCTGAGACGGCCCGACCACCGCGTGCCTCACCGGCGGCCAAGCGCAGATTTCACGCAAGCAAGGAGACACCGTGCCAGTCGACTTCGCCCTCGCCCCCCAGGTGGCCGACCTCGTGCAGCGAACCGAGGCCTTGGTCCGCGACGTCGTTTTGCCCGTCGAAACGGCGCATGGCGGTTCAGCGCACGACGCGCCGGAGGACCTGCGACGCGGCCTTCAGGACGCCGCGCGCGCGGCCGGGCTGCTGAGTCCGCATGTCAGCCGGGCTTTCGGCGGTCTGGGACTCGGCCTGCGCGACCGCGCGCCCGTGTTCGAGGCCGCGGGCTACAGCCTGTTCGGCCCGCTCGCACTGAACTGCGCCGCACCCGACGAGGGGAACATGCACCTGCTGGAGCGGGTCGCGACCGCCGGACAGCAGGAGCGGTACCTGCGGCCCCTCGCCGCCGGCGAGATCCGCTCCTGCTTCGCCATGACCGAACCCGCGCCCGGTGCCGGGTCCGATCCGAGTGCTCTCGCGACGACAGCGCGGCGCACCGAAGCCGGCTGGGTTCTCAACGGCCGCAAATGGTTCATCACCGGCGCCCGCGGCGCGGACTTCGCCATAGTCATGGCGCGCACCAGCGGCGAACCCGGCTCTCGCGGCGGGGCGACGATGTTCCTGGTCGACGCCGAGACGCCCGGCCTGACGCGGACCCGGGACGTCGACACCCTCGACGAGAGCTTCTTCGGCGGCCACGGCGAGCTGGTTTTCGACAATGTGGAGGTATCCGCCGACGCCGTGCTCGGCGAGGTAGACAGGGGTTTCGAATACGCCCAGGTCCGGCTCGGCCCCGCGCGCACGACCCATTGCATGCGCTGGCTCGGGACCGCGCGCCGCGCGGCTGACGTCGCGCTCGACCACGCGGCCGCCCGTCGCGCATTCGGCGCGCGCCTCGGCGACCTCGGCATGGTGCAGCAACACCTCGCCGACAACGAGATCGACATCGAGGCCAGCCGCGCCCTCATCCTCCAAGCCTGTTGGACGATCGACACCGGAGCGCCGTCCGGGCACCTCACGTCCATCACGAAGACGTTCGTCGCGGAGGCGGTCAACCGCGTAGTGGACCGGGCGCTGCAAGTGTGCGGGGCACTCGGTATTTCCGGCGACGCGCCGCTGTCGCGCCTGTATCGCGAGGTGCGCCCGTTCCGAATCTACGACGGCCCGTCGGAAACGCACCGCTGGTCCATCGCCAAGCGAGCGGTCCGCGAGGCCGCGAAACGAGCGGAGGCCGGACGATGACCAGGTCCTGCCAGGTGCCGCCCGGCATCGATCTCCCAGCGGTGCGACGCTATTTCGCCGACCACGTCCCAGGATCGACCGGCAACCCGAGCATCGAACTCATCGCGGGCGGAAAGTCCAACCTCACCTACCGGGTCGACGAAGGCGAACACCAATGGGTCCTGCGGCGGCCGCCTCTCGGCCCGCTGACGCCGACGGCACACGACATGGCCCGGGAATTCCGCGTCGTCGCGGCTCTCCGCGACAGCGCCGTGCCGGTCGCTCAAGCTGTCGCGCTCTGCGAAGACACCACCGTGCTCGGCGTTCCGTTCGCCGTCGTGTCCTATGTAGACGGATGGACGCTCCGGGGTGCGGCCGACGCGGCCGCCCTGCCGGCCGAAGACGCGCGTCGCTGCGCCGAGGCGCTGGCCGACTCGCTCGCCGCTCTGCACGCAATCCGCCCGGCTGAGGTCGGACTCGATGACTTCGGCCGCCCAGACGGGTATCTGGAACGGCAGGTGCGGCGCTGGCGCGGACAGTGGGCCCGAGTGGCCACCAGGCAACTGCCCCAGCTGGACGCCCTCGGCACGCGCCTCTCCGAGGCGATTCCGCCGCAGAGCACTCCCGGCGTCGTGCACGGCGACTACCGCCTCGACAACACGATCCTCGCCCACGACGACCCCGGCCGCATCCTCGCGGTCGTCGACTGGGAAATGGCCGCCCTCGGCGACCCGCTCGCCGACCTCGGGCTGCTGCTGACCTACTGGGACCCGGTCTCCGAACCCGTGCTCGGCGTCCGCCACGCCCCCAGTGCCAACCCGGGGTTCCCCGACGCGCGCGAACTCGCGGAGCGGTACGCGAAGTCCAGCGGCCGCGACCTGACCGAACTGAACTTCTACCACGCACTCGGCTGCTTCAAACTCGCCGTCATCGCCGAAGGAATCCACCAGCGTTACCTCGCCGGCCAAACCGTCGGAGAAGGCTTCGACACCGTTGGCGCGGCCGTTCCCGCCCTGCTCGACGCCGGACTGCGAACCCTAGGAGCACGCTCATGAAAACGGCTCTGGTCACCGGCGCTTCACGCGGCATCGGGCTGGAGATCACCCGCCGGCTCGCGGCCGAAGGCTATGCGCTGACGATCGCCGCACGGCGCGAACCCGGCCTGCTCGAAGTCGCAGCCTCGTTGCGCGAAACCGGCGCGGAGATCCACGCGGTCGTCGCCAACCTCGCCCGCGAAGAGGACATCACCCGGCTCGCCGCCGAGCATGCCGAGAAGTACGGCGCGCTGGACTTGCTCGTGCTCAATGGCGGCGTCGGCGCCGAGGGCCGCGTCGCCGAACTGCCGCTCAAAACCTACGACCTGGTGCTGAACGTCAACCTCCGCGCACAGTTCCAGCTGATCCAGGAGACCCTCCCGCTGCTGCGGAAATCAGCCGGCACGGCTCCCGCGCGCGGCGCGAAGATCGTCGCACTGGCCTCCATCACCGGCGTCGCAGGCGAGCCCGGTTTGGCCGCCTACGGCGCGAGCAAGGCGGGCTTGATCTCCCTCTGCGAGACGGTCACGCTCGAGGAATCCCGCAACGGCATCACGGCGACCGCGCTGTGCCCCGGCTACGTGGACACGGACATGGCTGCCCAGAAGCGCGACACCATCGGGCTCGAAACGATGCTCACCACCGGTGACGTCGCCGAGCTCGTGCTTGCGGTGTCAAGACTGTCGGCACACGCCGCCGTGCCAACGATCGTGCTGAGCCGGGCTGGAGAGCAGATCTGGCGGGCGTGAAACCGGCCGGAAGGGTCACCGGAGCACACCGGACTTCTCCAGCCGGTCGATCCGCTCGGAGTCGTAGCCGAGCAGGTCCGCCAGCACCTGGTGGTTGTGCTGACCGAATGCCGGAGCCGGGGCCGTCACCGCGCCCGGGGTCTCCGACAGCAGATACCGCGGGCCTTCGACCACCGTGCGACCGAATCGGGGATGCGGAAGCGATATCAGATGGCCGCGGTGGAGCAGCTGCGCGTCCAGGCAGAAGTCCTTGCTGGACGCGGAAACGTGTGCGGGCACGCCGACCTGTTGCAGCGCCGTTTCGACCTCCTCGGCGGTGCGCCGCAGGGTCCACTCCGCGACCGCGCCGTCAAGTTCTCGCGCGCACGCCCGCCGCCCTGAGGCAGTTGCGAGATCCGCACGGTCGAACAGGTCGTGCCGTCCCATCGCGCGCGCCAACGAGCGCCACTCCGAGTCCGAGGTGACCGCGACAGCGACGAACCGGCTCCGCACCGCAGTCGGGTACACGCCGTGCGGGGCGAATTCGCGGTCGGCGTTGCCCAAGCGCTCCACTACGGTGCCGTTGTCGGCGTTGTCGGCGATCTCCGGTGCCTGGAACCAGACCCCCGCCTCCACCTGGGCGACATCGAGGTAGCAGCCGGCACCGGTCCGGGTGCGGTACTCCACCGCGGCGAGCAGCGCGCACAAGGAGAATCGCGGTGCCACATAATCGGTGTACGGGCCGAAGGGCCCGAACATCGGGCGATCCGGCCACCCCGCGATCGCCTGGAATCCCGACAGTGCCGCACCGATGTTGCCGAAGCCGGCAAGTTTCGCGAGCGGACCGGTCTGCCCGTTGAGCGACGTGCTGAGCATGATCAAGTCCGGACGGTCGCGCGCGAGCGTGGCGTAGTCCAATCCCCACCGCGCCATCTGCCCGGGCGAGAACGATTCGACGACGGTGTCGGCCCAGCCGGCCAGGTCGTGCGCCACCGCGCGTCCTTCGCCAGTCTGGAGATCCAGCGTGACCCCGAGTTTCCCGGCGTTCCAGGTCCCGTACAGCGCGGAGCCCTCCCGCGACGGCACGCCGTTGACGAACGGCTGCATGTAGCGCGCTGTCTCGACTTTGGTCGAGGACTCGACTCGCACGACGGTGGCACCGAAGTCCGCCAGTGCTCGCCCGACCATCGGTCCGGCGACCACCCAGCTGAAGTCCAGCACCTTCAGGCCCGCGAGCGGCTGCCTGGCCGGTCGCACGGTGTTCGTGCGCACCGGACCCGCCGGTCGCCACTCGGCGAGTACCTCGCCGGTGTGCTCGCCTTGGCGCGGAGCCGGTCTGCGCAGCGCGAGCCCGGGGGCACCGGTGACCCGGGCAAAGGGGCCGGGCAGGATGCGGCGCCGGTCTCCGTGTCCGGTTTGGACGAAGAAGTTCCGGTCGGCCAGCTGCTTGCTTTCCTGGATGTCGGTGGTGGTGAAGATCGGAACGCACAACAGCTTGTGGCCTACAGCGGCGTCGAGGATCTCGTCCTTGGTCCGGCCGGCGAAGAAGCCCGCGATGAGGGAGCGCAGCTCGCGCGTGTCCTCGTGGGTGAACTCGCCCGCCTCGATCGCTTTGGGGAGCTTGCGGAAATCGAGTGCGGCGAACCGGCCAAGGACTGCGCCTTCGCCCGCCATCCAACGCAGGAGGTTGTTGGTGAAAGCGCCCGCGGCCGCTCCGATGCCCAGGTGGAATTCGACGATCCCGTCCGAGCAGCGCCACTTCTTCAAAGCCGGGTCGGTCGCCGCGCCACTGCCGGACTGGTCGATCCGTCCGGCCGGGAGCGTCGCCCCGGCGTCGGGATCGCGCGGCTGGTCGCCGACCGCGTGCGCCAGCACGTGCCCGAGCGTGGCAGCGCCGAGGCTGGCCTGCACGGACACGTCGACAAGCTGACCACGGCCGGACGAGCCGCGGGCAAGCAGCGCCAGTTGAGCTCCGGCGGCAGCGTCGGCGGCGGCGTGCAACCATGCCTGCGGCAGCGAAATGCGCACCGGCGGACGGTCTCCGTCGCGGTGTTCGTCGAGCGGCCCTCCGGCGGCCCAGAGCGTGAGGTCCGCGGCCGCGTACCCGGATTTGGGTCCGCTGCGACCGAACGGGGTGATCGAGACGTAGACCAGCCGCGGGTTGATCCGCCGCAGGTCGTCGGCGTCCAGGCCGCGCGGCCGCTGGACGGCCGGCCCTTCGTTTTCGACGAGCACGTCGGCCGCGGCCGCGAGCGCGCGGACGAGCTGCTGCCCTGCCGGCGTTTCCGGATCCGCGACCACTCCTCGCTTGTTCGCCGCGTATGCCTCCCACACGTACGAGGTGCTGCCGTCTCCCTCAGGCCGGGGAAGGCGCCCGCGTGCGGTGCTTCCGCTCGGCGGTTCGACCTGGACCACGTCTGCTCCGAGATCCGCGAGGATCCGGCCGGCGAGGAGACCGCGTTCATCGGTCAAGTCCAGGACGCGGACACGGTCGAGGAACATCGTCTTCCTCCAGCAGGGCGAACTCCGACAGCGGGGGCACGGACCGGAGTGTGCGGATCGGTCCGTGTCCCCGTCTTTCCGGCGACTCCGGATACCGGTCGCCGGGCCCGCGGCCGACTTCCGCACACACTACGGACTCGACGGCCGCGGAAACCTCTCATCCCTTGGCGCTGACCAGCGCCGCTTCTTCGTGCTCACCGCTCGGGTGGCAACGCGTGCACGGGCTGAAGCCTTCCTCGACAGCTTCGTCCGCGGTCAGCTCCTCGACGGCGGTCTCGCGCACCGATTCGCATTCCGGGACGTGGTATCGACGCCGCCCCGGCACGACGACCACCAACGCGGGCGTGCGCTCGGCTTCGCCAACGTCCTCAACGTCCTCAACGTCCTCGGAGCCCTCCGCCTCGGCGACGTCTGCCTCGTCTTCATCCGGCTCGGCGGCGTTCTTCCGCTTCGCCCGGCGCCGCCGAATCGCGGTGGCGGCCAGGATCGCGGCGCCGAGCACGCTCAGGCCGAAGGACACTTCGACCAGCACCATCCGGTCCGTCAGGTAGCCCGTCACCAGGCTCGCGAGGGACAGGACGGCCAGTACCAGGACGATCATCTGCTTCTCCTTCCGACTTCGGTTCGCGGCGCCGACGGGACCTCGCGGGGGCCCGCAACGTGTCGAAGCGCTGGGGTTTCGGGCTGACGAACACCAGTACGTCGATCACGACGCTGGGGATCAGGATCACCAGCATCACGGTGAGCACCACCGCCGTCGGCCAGTCGCTTCCGGTTCCGGTAGCGACGATCGCGACCGCCACGACCAGCAGGCTCACCGATCCCCTCACAGCATCCGGACGATCGCGCCGACCACGAAGAGCGCGGCGATGGCGTAGCACGTGTGGCAGCCGCGTCTCAGCACGTCGCGGCGGTGGAAGTGTTCGCCCTGGCTGCTCAGGACGTCGAGGTTGACCGAACCCACGGCACCCACCGCGGCGAGGACAACGGCTCCGACCAGCAGCAGCACGACGGTCATGGCCGCACCGCCGCGTCCGGGGTGTCCGGGTTCGCCGGCAGGTACTTGTCCGCGTATGCGATCTTGTCCGCTTTCATCTGGCCGCCGAGCCAGTCGTTCCAGACCTTGAGCCGGCGTTCGTCCAGCAGCGTGGTTTTCAGCTGGTCCTTGGCTTCGGCCAGGGAAAGCTGTTTTTGCGGCTGGATACCCAGCACCTGGCCGACGTTCCACCCGTTCTCGGTCTGGACCGGGCCGAACACGCTGCCGGAGGGAGCGGCGAACGCGGCTTTCGCATAAGCCTGCTGGAGCTGGTTCGCGGACAACGTGCCGAGGTCCCCGCCTGCCGACTTCGTCTTGCCGTCCAGGGAGACGGCACCCGCGAGCTGAGCGAAGTCCTTCCCGGACTTCAGCTGCTGGGCGGCGTCCACCGCCTCCGCCTCGGTCGCCACGACGATGTTGCGCAGGTGCCGCGCCTCCGGTCGGACCAGCTGGGCCTTGCGCGCGGTGTACGCCTGGGCGACCTCGACATCGGTCGGCGCGGCGACACGGTCGGTCACCTGTTCATACAGCTGCTGGTTGGCCAGCTGGCGTTTCACCTCGGCGAGGACGTCCGGCTCGGAGACCCCGTTTTGTCCCAGCTTCTGGACAAAAGCGTCCCGGCCGAGCGGGAAGTCCTCTTGGATGATCTTCGTCAGCTGGTCGCTCGCCGTCTTGTCCGCGATGACGATGCCTTTCTGCGCCGCCGCGTTGTCCAGCGTCATCGACACCGCCACAGCCTTGGCGCTGGCGCGGGCGAATTCGTCGGCCTTGCTGCCGTCCGGGGGCGCCTGCACCCCGTAGAGCGCCGAAAGCAGATGGACCCGTTGCTGGTACTCCTGCTGCGAGACCACCTTGCCGGCCACCCGCAGCACGGCCCCGTCAGGCAAAGCGGTAATCCGGTCGACGACTAGCTGAGCCGCCGAGCAGGCCAGCGCGACCGCCACCAGCGCCGCGCTGAACACCTGGGCCTTCGGATGCGCGGGCACCAGACTGGGCCGGATCTTCAACCGGGGGAACGGGATCTTCATGCGGTCACCTCCGCGGGTTCGCGCGGTCGGGGGCTGGGACGGACCCGCGGGTGCGGGCTCGGAGCGGAAAGTTCGCGCGGTTTCGGCGGGACAGCGGTCACCACTGCGACCGCGGCCAGCAACGAGAACGCGGTCGTCGTCGCCAGCAGCAACCCGAACTGCCGCAGCAGGGCGATCTGGGATGCGAGCAGCACCAGATAGCCGAGTGCCGCGAGCAAAGCCGTGATGCCGACCGCACGCCGGAGCCACGGACGCCGCTCGCGCCACGCGTCCGCGAGGACCACAGTGAATTCGCAGGCTGTGACCGTGGCGAGGGAGCCCAGCGCCACCGTCAGCGGATTGAGCGCGCCGCCGGCCATCCACAACGCGGCCAGGCCCCAGCCGGTCGACAGCACCGCAGCGAGGGCCGCGCGGCCGGCGTCGGCTCGGCGGCGCAAGCCGATGAGCAGGATCAGGCCGGTCGCGACGACCCCGGCGAGGTTCGCGAGGTAGCGGTCGGCGGACACCAGCTCGTAGCCGCGCACCGCGGCCAGCGGCAGCCCGGCGGGCTCGATGCGCAGCCCCGGCGGCGCCGGAGGCAGGTCTGTCTTGAGCGCATCGACGAGCTTTGCTTGCTGGGCGACGTCGTCGAGCTTCGAACCGAAGATCAGCACGGATTCCTGTCCGTCCGGCCGGATCACCGCGGAGGTCAGGTACTGCGGGAGGATCTGCAGCGCGGCCTTGATCTGGTCGGCGGTCGGCTGCTTTCCGAGGAAAGCCAGCAGGTCCGGCAGCGTCAGCACCGGGCGGACCTGGTCGCCGTGCGCGGTGATCAGCTTCCGCTGGACCTGGCCGAGCCAGGCCAGTCCGGCGGGCGTGCGCACGTCGCCGTGCACGACGAACCCGATCTCGCTCGACGAGCCGAGCAGGGCCTCCACGTGTTGCGCGTCGTCAATCGCCGGCAGGCCCTGCGCGAGTTTCTCCGGCTGCGCCTCGACCGTCATGCTCGGCAGCGCCACCAGCCCGAGACCCGCCACGGCGGCCCCGGCGACGAGGGCGGCGACGCGGTACCGGCGCGGCATCGACGGCGGGCGCCACCGTGACGGCGGCTGCACGACGCTCAGTTTCGGGTGCATCGCCAATGCGAGCAGCAGGGTCAGGACGATTCCGGCGGACAGCGCGATGCCGAGCTGTGACACGAACGGCAGCGGGGACAACGACAGAGCCGCGGCCGCCGCGGCGCTGGACAGCCCGGTGACGACGATCCGGCGGCGGTCCGCGGGCCGCTGGGCCAGGTACAGCGGGTAGCCGCAGCCGAGACCGAGCAGAATCGGAAGGAACGCCAGCACGCCGAGGGACATCGGCCGGTCCAGCCAGCCGAAGGCGGAGAGCACGGCCGCGGTGCCGGTCAGCGCCACCGCCAGCGGCCACAGGCGCTTCAGCCGTCCGCCGAGCCAGCGCACCCAGCCAAGGCACAACGCGCAGACGGCGATCGCGAGCCCGGCCAGCAGCGGCAGCTCCCCTCGGACGCCCTCGGCGAGGCTCGCGGTCAGCACCGGCGCGCCGGTGATGGTTTGTTTCCGGCTGTCCAGCCCCGCTGCGTCGACTGCGCCGCGTACGGCCGAAACGAGCCGCTGGGTGCCCTCCTGGTCGAGTCCTTCGCGCGGCCGGACCAACACGGCGACCGCGGAGGAGTTCGGAACGACGAACTGCCACTGCGGCCGCGGATTCTGCTGGTCGTCGAACACGACGTTGTTGACGAACTGCGGATTGCGCAGCGTCGGCAGGCCCGCAGGCAGCCCTTGCACCAGCAGGGTGCCGTAGCGAAGGTCGAAGTCGCGCACCGCGGACTGGCCCGCCTCGGTCACCGCGCTGTCGCTCTTGCCAGCCGCTTTCGCGTTCTGCTCCGCCTCGTTGCGGAGCGCGTCGCGGCGACCGGCGATCTGGGCGAGGAGGTTCTGTGCCGAGGCCGCGATCTGGTTCAGCACCGACGCGGGTCCATACACCGACGCGACATCGGGCAGCTTCGCCAGTTTTCCTTCCAGTTCCAGCAGCTTGGGCAGCTGAGCCGGGTCGGTGAGCAGCTTGGTGGGCAGCTTCGACTCGACCACGGCGACGATCGGATCGCCGCCGAACGCCCGCGCCTTGTCCTGGATCGCCGTGACCGCCGGGTCGTCGGCGGGCAGGAACGATTCGGTGCTGGTGTCGAGCCGCACGCGCAGCAGGCCGGCGGCCACCGCTGCCACGGCGACGGCGATGAGGGCGGACGCGCCGAGCTGCCGGCGGCTGGGGAGTCGCGTCATTGCGGATCCCTTTCGACGTGGGGGTACGGCCCCGCGTAGATCGTCGGGTTGCCGGACATCCCGGGCAGCGGGTACGGGTTGCTCTTGATCAGCGGGCCGACGT
This sequence is a window from Amycolatopsis benzoatilytica AK 16/65. Protein-coding genes within it:
- a CDS encoding SDR family NAD(P)-dependent oxidoreductase → MKTALVTGASRGIGLEITRRLAAEGYALTIAARREPGLLEVAASLRETGAEIHAVVANLAREEDITRLAAEHAEKYGALDLLVLNGGVGAEGRVAELPLKTYDLVLNVNLRAQFQLIQETLPLLRKSAGTAPARGAKIVALASITGVAGEPGLAAYGASKAGLISLCETVTLEESRNGITATALCPGYVDTDMAAQKRDTIGLETMLTTGDVAELVLAVSRLSAHAAVPTIVLSRAGEQIWRA
- a CDS encoding CaiB/BaiF CoA transferase family protein translates to MGGPLTGLRVVELAGIGPGPHAAMILADLGADVVRVDRPGTRERNALLRGRRSVFADLKTPAGRDLVRRLAAVADVLVEGFRPGVAERLGVGPADCLAVNPRLVYGRMTGWGQDGPLASRAGHDINYLSLTGALHAIGRAGQPPVPPLNLVGDFGGGSMFLLTGVLAALWERERSGRGQVVDAAMVDGASVLSQMIWAFRGEGAWTDERGTNLLDGGAPFYDTYECADGRHVAVGAIEPQFYAKLLDGLGLDAAGPPDQLDREGWPALRARFSEIFRAHPRQHWEKVFADTDACVTPVLTFAEAEHHPHLAARGTITELDGVVQPAPAPRFSRTTTDVPSAAPEPGTDTAAVLSDWKA
- a CDS encoding acyl-CoA dehydrogenase family protein, producing MPVDFALAPQVADLVQRTEALVRDVVLPVETAHGGSAHDAPEDLRRGLQDAARAAGLLSPHVSRAFGGLGLGLRDRAPVFEAAGYSLFGPLALNCAAPDEGNMHLLERVATAGQQERYLRPLAAGEIRSCFAMTEPAPGAGSDPSALATTARRTEAGWVLNGRKWFITGARGADFAIVMARTSGEPGSRGGATMFLVDAETPGLTRTRDVDTLDESFFGGHGELVFDNVEVSADAVLGEVDRGFEYAQVRLGPARTTHCMRWLGTARRAADVALDHAAARRAFGARLGDLGMVQQHLADNEIDIEASRALILQACWTIDTGAPSGHLTSITKTFVAEAVNRVVDRALQVCGALGISGDAPLSRLYREVRPFRIYDGPSETHRWSIAKRAVREAAKRAEAGR
- a CDS encoding CaiB/BaiF CoA-transferase family protein — its product is MFLDRVRVLDLTDERGLLAGRILADLGADVVQVEPPSGSTARGRLPRPEGDGSTSYVWEAYAANKRGVVADPETPAGQQLVRALAAAADVLVENEGPAVQRPRGLDADDLRRINPRLVYVSITPFGRSGPKSGYAAADLTLWAAGGPLDEHRDGDRPPVRISLPQAWLHAAADAAAGAQLALLARGSSGRGQLVDVSVQASLGAATLGHVLAHAVGDQPRDPDAGATLPAGRIDQSGSGAATDPALKKWRCSDGIVEFHLGIGAAAGAFTNNLLRWMAGEGAVLGRFAALDFRKLPKAIEAGEFTHEDTRELRSLIAGFFAGRTKDEILDAAVGHKLLCVPIFTTTDIQESKQLADRNFFVQTGHGDRRRILPGPFARVTGAPGLALRRPAPRQGEHTGEVLAEWRPAGPVRTNTVRPARQPLAGLKVLDFSWVVAGPMVGRALADFGATVVRVESSTKVETARYMQPFVNGVPSREGSALYGTWNAGKLGVTLDLQTGEGRAVAHDLAGWADTVVESFSPGQMARWGLDYATLARDRPDLIMLSTSLNGQTGPLAKLAGFGNIGAALSGFQAIAGWPDRPMFGPFGPYTDYVAPRFSLCALLAAVEYRTRTGAGCYLDVAQVEAGVWFQAPEIADNADNGTVVERLGNADREFAPHGVYPTAVRSRFVAVAVTSDSEWRSLARAMGRHDLFDRADLATASGRRACARELDGAVAEWTLRRTAEEVETALQQVGVPAHVSASSKDFCLDAQLLHRGHLISLPHPRFGRTVVEGPRYLLSETPGAVTAPAPAFGQHNHQVLADLLGYDSERIDRLEKSGVLR
- a CDS encoding peptidylprolyl isomerase, encoding MKIPFPRLKIRPSLVPAHPKAQVFSAALVAVALACSAAQLVVDRITALPDGAVLRVAGKVVSQQEYQQRVHLLSALYGVQAPPDGSKADEFARASAKAVAVSMTLDNAAAQKGIVIADKTASDQLTKIIQEDFPLGRDAFVQKLGQNGVSEPDVLAEVKRQLANQQLYEQVTDRVAAPTDVEVAQAYTARKAQLVRPEARHLRNIVVATEAEAVDAAQQLKSGKDFAQLAGAVSLDGKTKSAGGDLGTLSANQLQQAYAKAAFAAPSGSVFGPVQTENGWNVGQVLGIQPQKQLSLAEAKDQLKTTLLDERRLKVWNDWLGGQMKADKIAYADKYLPANPDTPDAAVRP
- a CDS encoding phosphotransferase family protein translates to MTRSCQVPPGIDLPAVRRYFADHVPGSTGNPSIELIAGGKSNLTYRVDEGEHQWVLRRPPLGPLTPTAHDMAREFRVVAALRDSAVPVAQAVALCEDTTVLGVPFAVVSYVDGWTLRGAADAAALPAEDARRCAEALADSLAALHAIRPAEVGLDDFGRPDGYLERQVRRWRGQWARVATRQLPQLDALGTRLSEAIPPQSTPGVVHGDYRLDNTILAHDDPGRILAVVDWEMAALGDPLADLGLLLTYWDPVSEPVLGVRHAPSANPGFPDARELAERYAKSSGRDLTELNFYHALGCFKLAVIAEGIHQRYLAGQTVGEGFDTVGAAVPALLDAGLRTLGARS
- a CDS encoding acyl-CoA dehydrogenase family protein, with translation MDRNLFTADHDRYREVVREFVIREVAPNLERWDRDRLIDRPVWLAAGKQGLIGLSIPEADGGGGQPDYRYQVVLIEELARAGAASLISSFSLQDNIVAPYVQELGTAEQKRRWLPGMAAGELIGAIAMSEPGAGSDLQGVRTTARRDGEHWVVNGQKTFITSGVNADFVIVVARTDPDAGSRGFSLIVVETGTPGFTRGRKLDKIGLHAQDTAELFFDNVRVPAANLLGEEGRGFVQLMERLPLERLSIATAALAGAEAVFAETRRYCFERTAFGKPIGDFQNTRFQLAEMSTELDVTRAYHDQAVRALNDGTLSAVDAAKAKWWATELQKRVIDRCLQLHGGYGYMLEYPVAKAFLDSRIQTIYGGTTEIMKEIIGRDLARTAG